Below is a window of Streptomyces sp. NBC_01429 DNA.
GGCTTCGCCACGTGGCTGTTCACCCCGGCGACCTCCGGCTGGTACCCCAAGAAGGCACCGCAGGAGGCCCGCCCGGTACCGATACTCGGCGAGCCGTGGCCCGGCATCCCGACCCGAGGTCGAGGGGCAGCCGCTCGGGCGGACGCCTGCTGGCTCCCGATCGCCAAGGGCCTCACGCCGCACGGCCTTCGCCATACTCATCGAACGATGATGGAGGACCTCGGCACCGAGAAGGTCCTCATGGACGAACGCATGGGCCACATCGACAGCTCGGTCTCCGCGCGCTACGCCCACGTCACGCCCGGCATGCGTCGGCGCCTCATGTCTGGTCTGACCGAGCGATGGGAGGCGGCGCTCGACGTCCGACACACGATGCGTCCCTCATCCCCCGTGCGCGTGCTCAACGACCTCCTGTGCGTACGCTGAGCGACTCAGCAGTGCCCCGCAGCGCCACTGCGGGGCACTGCGGGCGTTTAAGTGGATTCTTCCCCATCGCGCGGCATATTGCTGCCAGGATCAGGGGCGTGACATACGTAGTGACTGTGGACGCCCTCATACCCAAGAACACTCCGGAGATGGACCCACTTCAACGCACTGGCGCGGTGGCCCTCATCGAAGATGGTTTTGCCTCGGTCGAGGCGATTGAGGGGCCCGATGGCATGGAAGTCGATCTTCTCGACACCGTCGTGGCCGTCTATCCAGGCGGCGCGCTTCTGAAGGTGTTCGTGGATGCGGCGGCTCTGGAGTTCGCGGAGGAGGCTGTCCGGTCAGTCGTGGGTGAACTGCTGGAAAGATCGGAGCTGTTGGCCGACTGGCAGATCGAGCGATGTGAGGTCGAACTGCACCCGGAGCTCGCCCAGGAGAGTCTCGCCGCTGCCGACGGTCCCGATGCCCCGCCCGATGGTCTGGCAGACCGTAAGGCGCGGCATACCGAGAGCCCCACGGCCAAGGACGACAGGGAGGGCTACGACGCCGAGGCGAAAGCTGAAGCGGTACGCGGTCAGATGCTGGCGCTGGCAGATGACCTGCGCTCCTTCCCGCCAGTGATGTTCGGCGTCCTGGACGCCGAAGGCGACGAGGAGGAAGAAGACGCCATCAAGTTCGCCGTCTCGCCGGAGGACGCCAAACTTGCTGCCGGTGCCTTGGTGTACGCGACCGACATCTTGGTGGACGAGCTGTTCCAAGACGTGCAGACCCTGACGCAGGAGGACACCACCACTGCTGAATGCGGCGGTCCCCTGTGGCACTTCGAGGACCTTCCCGAGCGATACGCCCTCCAGTACGACGCTCGTTTCGCTCGCCGCTTCCTGGTAACGGTCATCGCCATGACCACCCGGTTCACAGACGGCAGCTTCCAGCAGCTCAGCTGTGTTGCTGAGGAACTCGCGCTGAAGCTATTGCTGACTGAGACCAACGTGACACTGGAAACTTTCGGGCTGCTCGGCGACGGCGTCTCGGCCGCACTCGACTCGTTCGCTGACAACGTTTACGAGGACATGGATCACGAGTGGCTCTACGACGACTCCATGGACGGCATCGACGAGAGCGCCGTCGGAGAGGCTCTCGGCGTGACACCGATGGCGTTCAAGGCGTGGTTCACCCCGTTTAGCGAGGGCAGGTACGTCCACCCGTCCGCGGCGGACGAACCCGAGGGGGCGGCGCGCACCGGAGACCACGCGTAAGTACGCCGCGCCCCTGCCCTTGCTGCAGGCACTCAGATGCCGAGACTCTTCCGTCGCACCCGCAGGGAGTAGGACGTACCTTCGGGGCCACTGCTGCTGCCCCACCCAACACTGGTCGCGATGGCCCATCCCCGCTGCTCCTGCATCTGGCTCGCGAAGGTGCCCAAGTCACGGATTTCGCACCCGCATGTCAGCGTGAGCCGGATGCTGATGTACGGACTCCGGGGATTGGGGTTGCGGCCCGTCGCCTCAGTCCACTTCACGTCGTGGACGTGTTCCTCCAGCCCGGTCCGGTTCTGGTCATGCTTGATCCCCTGAGCTTTGGCGTACTCGTCGAGGTCGTCGATCATGAACAGGTCGCTCGACCACTCGCCGGGCCAGACGGCGAACAGCCGCGACTTTCCGGCGACAGCGCGCTCGTAGGCGGCCCGATCGTTGCCATGGGTGACTCTGCCGTCATCATGAACCTCGATATAGCAGGTGGTACGCGCGGTGTACGGAAAGTCGATTCCCACCGCTGCTGCACTTCTCGGCTCCACTTGCCCCCCTGGTTGGCTCGGTTCCAACCGCGCCGGTCTTGGGGTCGCCGATTCACGAATACGCATACGGCGATCCCTGCTACGCACCTCACCGTAAGGGAGGAGAGCAGGTGCCCGCTGGGAGACTATGACCAAGATCTTCTCCCAGATTTCTCCCAAACGATCACCAGAGATGCAGGAGGGGCATGACCCGCGATGCGGATCAGGCCCCTGACCTGGTGTTTCAGCTGTCGGGGTGGCGGGATTTGAACCCACGACCTCTTCGTCCCGAACGAAGCGCGCTGCCAAGCTGCGCTACACCCCGATGCCGCCCGTGTCGCGGCGACATCGATTACTTTAGCCCACCGCTGGCCGGAGACGAAATCCGGTTTCGGGGGCCGTGGCCGGGGTCAGGGGCGCGGTCAGGGGCGGTGTCCGGGCCGGGGCGGGCCCGGGGTCAGGCCCGGGCCGTCAGGGTCAGCAGGGTGACCTCCGGCGGGCAGGCGAAGCGGACCGGGGTGTAGCGGTTGGTGCCGCAGCCCGCCGAGACGTGGAGGTAGGAGGTGTGGCCGCCGGAGTGGTGGGTGGAGAGGCCCTTCACGCGGTCAGTGTCCAGGTCGCAGTTGGTGACCAGGGCGCCGTAAAAGGGGATGCACAGCTGGCCGCCGTGGGTGTGGCCCGCGAGGATCAGGGGGTAACCGTCGGCGGTGAAGGAGTCCAGGGAGCGCAGGTAGGGCGCGTGGACCACGCCGATCGAGAGGTCGGCGTCCTGGGCGGGGCCGCCGGCGACGCGGTCGTACCGGTCCCGCTTGATGTGCGGGTCGTCGACGCCGGTGAAGGCGATCTCGCGGCCGTCGAGCTTGAGCCGGCCGCGCGCGTTGTTGAGGCTCACCCAGCCCGCCGCGTCGAAGGTGTCCCGCATCGGTTCCCACGGGTTGTGGACGGCGGACACGGCCGGGGCGTTGCCGTTCAGGCCGTGGCGGCCCTGGGTCTTTTCGAGGAGGTAGCGGGCCGGGTTGCGGAGCTTGGGGCCGTAGTAGTCGTTCGAGCCGAAGACATAGACGCCCGGGAACTCCATCAGCGGCCCCAGCGCGTCCAGCACCTCCGGTACGGCGTCCGGGTCCGAGAGGTTGTCGCCCGTGTTGACCACGAAGTCGGGACGCAGCCCGGCCAGCGACTGGAGCCAGCGCTGCTTCTTGCGCTGTCCGCTCACCATGTGGATGTCGGAGACCTGGAGAACTCGCAGGTCACGCATTCCGCGCGGCAGGACGGGTACGGAGATCCTCCGCACCCGGAACGAGCGGGCTTCGAATCCGGCGGCGTAGGCGAGGCCGGCCGCGCCGGCTGCCGCGATGCCTGCGGTGATTTTCAGGGGAACCCCGTAGCGTGCGCGCATCCGCCCATGGTCGCAGACACCGTACGGCGGTGAAATCCGCGGGCGGGTTCGGCCGCGCACCTGCCACACTTGGCCCATGACCAGCCTCAAGTCCAAGCTGAAGGAAGACCTCACCGAAGCCATCAGGGCGCGCGACGAGCTGCGCTCCGCCACGCTCCGGCTGACCCTCACCGCGATCACCAAGGAGGAGGTCGCGGGCACCAAGCCGCGCGTGCTCTCCGACGACGAGGTGCAGAAGGTGATCGCGAAGGAGGCGAAGAAGCGCCGCGAGGCGGCCGAGGCGTTCGCCGCCGGCGGCCGCGCCGAGCAGGCCGAGCGTGAGAAGGCGGAGGGCGTGCTCCTCGACGCGTATCTGCCGAAGCAGCTGAGCGACGACGAGCTGGGCGAGATCGTGGCCCAGGCCGTGGGCGAGGCGAGGGCCGCCGGGGCCGAGGGGCCGCGCGCGATCGGCGCCGTCATGAAGATCGTGAACCCGAAGGTGGCCGGCCGCGCGGACGGCGGCCGGGTCGCCGCGACCGTGAAGCGGACGCTCGCGGGCTGACCGCCGCCGCCACCCGGGTAGGGGCCGTGGCTGTCGTGCCGTAGCTGTACGCGCCGTGGCTGTACGGGGGCCGGTGCGCATGTGCACGGGTGTACGGGTGTACGGAGTGCGGGGGCCACGCGCCGCCCCTCCGTACCCCCGCAGCCCCTACACCCGCACCCCGCACCGCCCCCGTACACGCCAACGGCGGCCGGTGGACACTCCCACCGGCCGCCGCCGTTTCCCGCTCTACACCGGATAGCTACACCGGACAGCTACACCGGCCGGCCCGGAGCCGACAGGCCCGTCAAAGGCCCGTCACCGCGGCTCCCGAGCCCGGCAGGCCCCGTCACCGGCCCGTCACCGGCCTCCCGGCCCTGACCTCCGGGCCACCCGGCTGTCAGGGACCGTTCCCCCCGCCCCCACTGCCGTTGCTCCCGCGACTCGTGCCGCCCGGGAACCCCGGGAAGTCGGGGAGCGACGGGCCGTTGTCGCCCGAATTCCCACCGCCCCCGTTGTCCCCGCCCTGCGCGGCGCCCTGGTTGTCTCCCTGACCGCCCTGGTCACCGCTCTGGTCACCGCCCGGGTCGCTGCTCTGGTCGTTGCCCGGCTTGTTCCGGTCCTTGTCCTTCTGCGGGTCCGGGATCTTGATGTCGTTGAAATTCTCGACCGTACGTCCCGACAGCGCCCCGCTCATCGCGTCACGCCAGATCGGTCCCGGAGTGTCACCGCCGTACACCTTGTCGTGGTACTGACCGCCGATGTTGATGTCGATCATGCGCTTCTTGTGCGCCGGGTCGCCGACCCACACGGACGTCGCCATGTTCGGCGTGTAGCCGGTGAACCAGGCCGCGTAACGGCCGTCCGTCGTACCGGTCTTGCCCGCGCTCGGCCGGTCGCTGAGGCCCGCCGCCGTACCCGTACCGTCCTCGACCACGCCCTTCAGCAGCGCGGTGATGGTGTCGGCCGTCTTCTCCGACATCACGCGCTCGCACGAAGCCTTCGGCACCGGGATCGACTTCTTGTCCGGGCCGGTGATCGACTGGATGGCGATCGGGGCGCACCGCGTGCCCCGGGACGCGAAGGTGGCGTACGCCTGGGCCATGGTCAGCGGCGACATCTCCTCCGTACCCAGCGCGATGGCCGGGCCGGTGCTCAGCTTGTTCCCGTCGGCCCGGTTGACGCCGAGCTTCCCGGCCAGCTTGGAGACGGGGCAGGTCCCGGTCTGGGCGATCATCTGGACGAAGTAGGTGT
It encodes the following:
- a CDS encoding metallophosphoesterase, whose protein sequence is MRARYGVPLKITAGIAAAGAAGLAYAAGFEARSFRVRRISVPVLPRGMRDLRVLQVSDIHMVSGQRKKQRWLQSLAGLRPDFVVNTGDNLSDPDAVPEVLDALGPLMEFPGVYVFGSNDYYGPKLRNPARYLLEKTQGRHGLNGNAPAVSAVHNPWEPMRDTFDAAGWVSLNNARGRLKLDGREIAFTGVDDPHIKRDRYDRVAGGPAQDADLSIGVVHAPYLRSLDSFTADGYPLILAGHTHGGQLCIPFYGALVTNCDLDTDRVKGLSTHHSGGHTSYLHVSAGCGTNRYTPVRFACPPEVTLLTLTARA
- a CDS encoding GatB/YqeY domain-containing protein; the encoded protein is MTSLKSKLKEDLTEAIRARDELRSATLRLTLTAITKEEVAGTKPRVLSDDEVQKVIAKEAKKRREAAEAFAAGGRAEQAEREKAEGVLLDAYLPKQLSDDELGEIVAQAVGEARAAGAEGPRAIGAVMKIVNPKVAGRADGGRVAATVKRTLAG